The stretch of DNA GATACTGTTCTGATTGATCCTTCTTACCTGCCCAGTGCTTGTAAGTAATCCTGTGGTTTGCTTGAAGTAGTTTAAAAAAGGGGCGCATGCGCCCCTTTTTTGTAAGGGAGCGGTCCATGGATACCACACATCAAAACGGCTTTACTCTTATTGAGTTAATGATCGTCGTCGCGATTATCGGAATACTCGCGTCGGTCGCTATCCCTGCGTATCAAAGTTACGTAGCCCGAGCCCAGGTCAGTGAGGCAATTCTGTTGGCTGGCGGTGTTCGGGTCCAGGTAGCTGAGAGGGCTCAATCCCAGGGCGTTGCACCTGTGATGGGAGACCTGAACGTGACGCCCAGTGGCAAGTACGTGCAAAGTATTACTATTTTCAGTCTAAGCACTAATCAAATAGTGATTCAGGCCGCTTTTCGTACAACGGGGGTAAACGGAAGCATTGCCAGCAAAACCCTGGCGTTCGCTACACCCGACGGTGGCCAGCTATGGCAGTGTGGTAACGGGGGGGCTCTATCCGATACCTACACCACGCTGGACGACACCTATCTCCCTGTATCCTGCAAATAGTTTTTATATATGACAAGAAGTCCCTTTCAGCCCGGCTTTCTGGGCCTTTTTTTTGCTCTTGCCCCTGTTCTTGCCGCCACGCTGCTGCTCTATTGGGGCGGGCTCTCCGGCACGGTTGTACTGGACGACCGTCATATTATTGATGGTCTAAGGGCGATAGACACGGGCACCTCGTTGCAGGACTATCTTTTGAAGGGGGTCGGTGAGCTAAATCGACCGATTGCCTATCTGACCTTCTATTGGCAGCGCGATCTGGTTGAGCCGACCCTTTGGTCCTTTAAAGTGGTGAACCTCTTTCTGCATCTCGCGAACGTCGTTCTTGTCTTCGCGCTTTTGTACCAGTTGATCAGGCATACGCGCTATAAACCCCAAAAGTTATGGCTGGCAACAGGGGCAACGGCGATCTGGGCCTTATCGCCATTGCAAGTCTCCACGGTCCTCTATATGGTCCAGCGAATGACGGAGCTGTCAGCGCTTTTTGTCCTAGCTGCGCTGCTCTGCTGGTATCAGGGCCGTTTCCCCAGTAAGGCGCAATACCGACGGTTAGCCTGGCTGTATCTGGGTTTTGGTATCTGTATGCTACTTGCGCTGCTGAGTAAGGAGAGTGCGATTACCGGATGCGTAATGGTCTTGGTGCTGGATGCAACTTTACTTGGGAAAGAATCCAAGGATCGCACTTACAGGATCTGGCGGTGGCTGGCGATCTATTTACCGTTGATGCTTGTGGCACTTTATTTCTTTATAAAATGGAAAAGCATTGCCACGTATGGAGGGCGGGAGTTTACCCTTGAGGAGAGGCTGCTGACCCAACCCCGCATCCTCTTCGACTACATTGCCAAGTTTGTTGCTCCCCGGTGGGGGGGGTATGGGCTGTTTTATAATGAGTATCCTTTTTCTAGATCGCTGACCGATCCACTTACTACGTTGATAGCCGTAACCGCCATAGCCGTAGGTGCGGGCGTGGCTATCTGGAAGAGAACGGCCTGGCCAATCGCCAGCTTTGCTGTGCTGTTTTTTTTAGCGGGACATTTAGTCGAGTCAACTTTTATACCCTTGGAGCTCTATTTTGAGCACCGGAACTATCTGCCTACGGTGGCGATAGCCTTGTTACTGGCAACGGCGGTAGGACAGATAGTACAGCGAGTGCACAGAAAGCCACTATTGGTGTTAGTGTGCCTTTCCACCGCTATTTGGTTGGTGGCCATGGTTGCTGTATCGCGAAATGAAGTGAGGATGTGGGGGGCGCCGCTGCCCCAGGCCCTGCACTGGTACCAACAACACCCTGACTCCCATCGGGCGCACAGCCATTTGGGAGAGCTGATGTTCAATCTCGGGATGCATCAGCAATCTGCTCGCTTTTATGAGCAAACCATCGAACGCTTCCCGAATGATCCCTCAAAGATGTTGTTATGGTGGGAGCTAGGCTGCTTCCCTTCTGTGGAGTTGAGGCCCGAACTGGAACGAGTCAAACAGGTTTTGAGAAGTGGCGATCACTATCGAGAAACGATCTCTGTTCTCAAAGCAATGTTGGAACTGGTGGAGTCCGGTAAGTGCCAGTCGTTGTCACTGGATGATCTGTTGGCTGCTGCCGATACCTTACTGAGTAATCCAAGCTACAAAAAACATGTAAAGTCTATTCTTGTGTTGATGTCGAGGCTGTATGAGCTGAAGGGGGATGGCCGGAAGGGGCTTGAATATTTGGAGATTGCTGCTTCCAAATACCAAACTTTGGACATCCTGCTGGCGCTATCCCAGCGGTACTATCTAACTGGTCAAATTAACAAGGGCGATCGCACCTACGCCTTGATAGAATCCAAATGCAGCTCAATTTCACGGGCGTGCTGGCAGCAGGAACAGTCGATCGTCCAGTTAAGGGCATTAAAAGAAAGAGTCAAAAGAGGGCGAGATGCCAACAATTAGTGTTGTACTTCCAGCCAAGAACGAAGCTGAAGGGTTAAAAAGAGTGCTTCCTGCGCTTTTGGAGATGAAGGTCCTATTAGAGATTATCGTGGTCGATGATGGCTCAGAGGACGATACGGCAAAGACGGCTGCTGACTTGGGAGTTACAGTTATTTGTCACCCTTACTCAATGGGAAATGGCGCCGCTATTAAAACAGGTGCACGCGCCGCCACTGGTGAAGTGATCGTCTTTATGGATGGAGACGGGCAGCACCAAGCCAAGGATATACCGGCGCTGCTCGCGATGCTGGAAGAGGGCTATGACATGGTGGTGGGTGCCCGCTCAAGTGGCTCACAGGCGAGTGTTGGGCGCTGGGCGGCCAATAGTTTTTATAATCGCCTCGCCAGCCTGATGGTAGGGCATAAAGTAGAGGATCTGACTTCAGGGTTTCGGGCCGTTCGGGCCGATCGCTTTCGAGAATTTCTATATTTGCTACCCAATGGCTTCAGTTACCCGACTACATCAACCATGGCCTTTTTCAGGGCAGGATACTCCGTAGGTTATTACCCGATTACGGCTTTAAAAAGAGAAGGTAAAAGTCATATCAACCTATTGCGAGACGGAGTACGGTTCCTGTTGATAATTTTTAAAATTGGCACGCTGTATTCGCCACTAAAGCTCTATCTACCAGTAAGTGTACTGTTTTTTTTATTGGGATCGGGTTACTACCTCTATACCTTTCTGGCCATAGGGAGATTTACCAATATGTCGGCATTGTTGTTGAGTACTTCGGTAATCATATTTTTGATCGGTTTGGTATCGGAGCAGATAACCAGCTTGATGTATCAGCAAACGGCTGAGGTCTCAAAAAAGGATAAAGCCTAGTGGCCACTCTGATGGTTCTGGCCACCACCTATCCCCGATGGAATAGTGATGTTGAGCCTACATTCGTTCATCAGCTCAACAAACAGCTGGCTAAAAAACACTCTATTCATGCTGTTGTACCCTGGGCTCCGGGTAGTTTATTGGAAGAATGGGTCGATGGTGTCTATGTGCACCGCTTTCGCTACTTCCCGTCGGTCTTTCCATTGCTGGCCTACGATGGCGGTATTGCGCCAAAACTAAAGCGTCACCCATGGATGCTGGTCCAGATCCCCTTTATGTGTCTTGCTATGCTGGTTTGTGCGGTAAGGGTGGGATGGAGATACAGGGTGGAGCTTATTCATGCCCACTGGTTGATTCCCGCAGGTGCTATCGGGTTAATGGCCAGCTGGTTAATTCCTGGTCCAGTTCGTTTGATGGTGACCAGCCATGGAGCGGACCTTTTTTCCTTTCGTGACCCCATTTCCAGTTGGTTAAAGTCAGTAGTGATGCGCCGAGCCAAGCGAGTGACGGTCGTTAGTCGGGCGATGAAGGCGTTTTGCGAACAGAGCTTCAAGGTAGATACTCCGATTTCGGTTCAATCAATGGGAATCGATTGCCAGAGCATCTTTGTAAACCGTACCCCTTGGGCCGAGCGGCGAGGAATTGTTTTCGTGGGGCGCCTGGTAGAAAAAAAAGGGGTGCCGTTTTTATTAGAGGCCTTTGCTAATCTCGCGGATGAGTTCGATAGCGACTTGACCATTGTTGGGGATGGGCCTGAGAGGGGGAAACTCGGGTTGTTAACCCATCAACTGGGACTGACTCAGCGCGTCAAGTTTGCGGGTTCAGTGCCTTCAGAATCAGTAGGGAACTGGTTTAACCAGGCAAAAATTGCCGTCATGCCCTCGGTAATTGCACAGGGTGGTGATCAGGAGGGTCTCGGCTTGGTCGCCGGAGAGGCGACCGCCTGCGGCTGTATCGGCCTGGTTTCGGACCTGCCCGCCATTCAGGATGTCCACGATGAACCCCGGCTGCAGTTTACCGCCGGTAGTGTAGAAAGCCTTGAGGATCGCTTGCGTTGGGTGCTCGACAATGAAAACCACGCTAAGGAGCTGGCAAGCCAGCTGCGGGTAAGGGTAATCGAACGATTCGACTGGCCAACCGTAGGGCAGCGTTACTCCGGATTAGTGGACGCCTGCCTGGCGAAACAGCCCCGAGCATAGGCCAGAGCCATAACCGATTGGGCGAGGATTTTACGAATAGTAAAGGGAAGCCAGTCGATCTCCAGCAAGGGGCTGACCCACTTACATAGCCACGGCTGAAGCGGGCTGATAAAGCGGGCAAACCTGGGTAGAAAACCGCGGTTAACCCGGGGGTCGAGTTTGCCGTAGGCGCTGCTTGCATAGACCGCAGGGTGGCGACTATGGAAAAGCATTGCAGAAAAACGAGCCGCCTCATAAAGCTTGCTACATAAATCGGAAATCAGCAGATGATCGTTATGTAATACGGAGGCCGGAATAAAGCGAATCTGGTCATTGTTAATCTGTGTACTTAATCCAAGAAAAAAGTCTCTGTCCTCAAAGCCGTAGTGTTTGTAGCACTCAGGAAATCCGCCGCTTACAGCGAACGCTGTGGCTGTTATGGAGAAGTGGGCGCTGGTTTGATGACAGAGGTCTTGCTTGAAGTATCTGTTGATAAAAGTGGTGTTTTGATACTCAGCTAAAAAACTGGAGTTTGGGTTTTTTAGCGTCCCGAAACAGATTTGGCATCCAGAATCAAGTGCCTCCAGGTGCTGTTGGAGCAGGGTAGGTTCATCAGGGCTGCAATCGCTGTCGATAAACAAGAGATGGCTACCCGAAGCATGCCGGGCACCTGTATTACGTGCTGCACTGCGTCCCTGGTTCCTAGTTAAGTTGATAACTTTTGCAGTGTTAAGTTCGAATGACTCTAGAATAGCAAGGGTCCGGTCTGTAGATGCATCGTTAACCAGAATGATTTCAAGCTCCAGCCCCGCCGGTAAGACCTGGCTTGTAATAGAGTTAACGGTTTGTTCAATCGTAGCCTCGCAGTTGTAGCAGGGGATGATGATGGAAATAAAAACGTTGTTCATTGCTTTGAGTTAGTGTTTATTAAGCGTAGATGAAATCAAATTCTTAATGCTATTTATTGTTTTTTTGTCAATAAACAAGGGGTGATTGTTTTTAATGGTTTTAATCAAGTGTTTAAATGCCAAAGAAGGGCTGATAGTGAATGCTTTTGAGATATAAAAATAAGAGCTTATCTGATGTTCTTTATAGCCTGAATTTTCGAGTATGACATTGAAACGCTCGATGGCTTCGAGGCGTTGTGCAACACTTATTCTTGTCAGCTCTTGAGTTAGTGAGGTTGTGCCCTGTTCGATCTTATAGAAAGTTGTTTTTTGTGCAATGATATTTTTAGCTAAAATGCCCGCTTTTAGGGAAAAGCAAATATCGTTAGCATGAAGAGTCTCGTCAAAAAAAATGTCATTATTTATGATTAGGTCTGCACGGTATATTTTGCTGTAAGGGGGGTAAAAATGGAAGCGTATGCTTTGTGAGTCCGACTCAAAGTGATCTACAAGTTGCTTAAATTTAATGTGTCTGTTGCCTTGGTGGTGAGTAGCATCTTCAAGAAAGCTGTCGGGTGGAAAGTAGGTAATATCGGCGTCGTTTTCGATAGCAATGTTTTTTAGATTGTTTGTGATAAACAAATCATCGGAGTCAGCAAAGGTTAAATGAGTTCCAGTCGCATATAGCAAGCCGGTGTTTCTTGCTCCACCAGCTCCCCTTTTTCGTTCATTAAGGTAAAAGTGGACATGAGGGAAAAGAGGTTCAAGTAAAGCAGCAGGCTCTTCGCCGTTATCATCAACAACGATGACTTCGAAGCCATTTTTGGGAATTGTGGCGAGCAGTCGAGCAAGTTTCTTGTTTGAGTTGAATGAAGGTATTATTACAGAGGTGAGTTGCTGCATCTGTTGCTCTACTTACAAGGGGTTTCTTTGTTCTGGTTGCTGAAGTATGAGTGAATTTTTCGGTAAGCAATGTCATTTTCACAGGCCGTAAAACCTGCGGCACCCGCTATATTAGACCATAGGTAGCGCTTCACTTTATTGCTAAAAGTTTGGGTGGTTGGCCAGTTAATGTTTTCTAGCCCGTCGTTATGATTAATAAAGTAGAGCTGTTCTAGTAGCGATGGGATAACTACAATTTCGTTGTTGTTGTTTTGTAGTAGTTTTGAATACCAAAGGTCATCTGATGTCGGTGCTAGTTCTAAGTATGCGTCATTATAAATATCGGATTCTTTGAACATTTGCCGGGTAAGAACGGCGCCGCCACCAAAGGTTATAATATAGTCTCTGTCGACCGTTATTGGTTTTTCGATAAGCTTCCAGTGTAAATAAGATGCCGTTACACCGAATAAATTTTTATTAATTGATCGCACTCTGCAGGCAACAGGTTTTCCGCCGGATTCATTGTAGGTCTTTGTTAGGTGTAAAAGCCAATCTTTGCCGTAAAAAATGTCATCATCAGCCGTTACAAAAATATCTTCTGGTGAGGCTTGGCGAAGCATAGGTATAAGTTTTCGATATGGGCCTGTATTTGGTGTCCACCTGATCGATATTTCTGTTTTTGAAATTTCGGGAATGGTGTTTATCAAAAAGTCAGTGGTCTGGCTTTTTGATAAACCAGTATCGCTCAAGTGTGGTTTGCAGGATACCCATAAGTTTATCTGATCTGGCAACCGCGTCTGCATTAAAAGAGAGGTTAATGCGATTCTGCATAGACCCAATCTTTGTGAGGTAGTAGTTAAGTTGACAGTTAACAAGTCATGACCTTTGTAGGCTGTTTTTTTGCTTTGTATTAGTATGGTTATGGTGGTTTTTTGATGTGTATTTTTGGTTTAATAACCAAAAATATCATAATCATCTTTATATAGCTCACGGATTATTTTTTTGGTGTTCTCTTCTACAGTTTCTTTCGCCTCTTTTGACTGATTTAGTTTTTGCAAGATGTTAGTGTTGGTTATCTTTAGTTGCGCCGCAACGGCTTTAAAATCAAAATCTATATTTTCAAATTTTCCAACAAAGTCTACCTTTATTTCACCCTTCCAGTTGCAGAGATAGCAGGTTTGCGTTCTAAATATTGGGTGATAAATCATTTTGCCGCTAATTAGCTCGGCTTCAACAAACTCATTGAAACAGCTATATTTTTTGATCTGTTGTGAAACAACAAGATCTTCCATCTGGTTTCCACCCGTTTTTAAGTAATTATAGCCTGAAAAGGTTCGATCAAGAGGGTTTCTAACGAAGGCGAATTTGTAGAACTCTTTGAATTTTCTTGGCGACGCTTGTTCGTATACCCACCATGGAATGTGAAGGCGTCCTCTTGCAGATTCTCCTAATGCTACTCGGACTGATGTGCCTGCTGCTTTAGGTATGTGTATAAAAATCGCTTTCCTTTTCAATTCTGTAGGTGAAAATGGATAGCATGCCCTTTGGTATAAGCGGTTAAGTTTTTGTGGAAGTATTTTGATCATCTGGTTAGTAGTGGCAGTTAAAAATATTTTTAAAAGGCTGTTGAAATTATACCAAGGTGTCTTTTGACGCGTATATATAAAAATATATTCCAGAAAATCGTGCTTAAGGTAACGCCCGTTGCTGCCCCAGCTGCTCCAAACGTGGGCGCCAGCGCAATACATAGCGTAAAATTAAGAATAAGAGCAATGGACTGTATTTTTAGGGTTTCTCTTTCATGCCCGCACATAGATAATAAGAACGCAACTGAGCCAAAATAAACATTAAAAAGCTGACCTGCTGATATGATTACTAATGGCCAGTTTGAAATGTCTGTGTACTCAGGTCCAAATGCAAACCTTATTATTGGTCCACCGGCTAAAATAAACGCAGCTGCGATAGGCGCGGCTAATAGGAAGCTGCCTCTAGCTGATGTCCGAGCTATCTTCTGGAGCTGTTTTTTTTCACCTTCCTGATGTGCCTGTACAATGTACGGGGCAATCACCATGTTAACGACCGTCAGTGACATTGCTACAATTTGCCCTCCTCGCTCAGCAATACGCATGGCTCCAGCCTGCTCATCCGTACTTAGTAAGCCCAGAGCTATAACTCCAACCTGCATATTAAGAGCACCAATCAAGGCAATCATAGTAAAAGGTAATAAGGCACCACACCATTTATCTAGATGGTAACTGGCCTTGCTTGTTGTGACCGCGTTTGGCTTAACTTTAAGGTATACCCAATTTGAGAGTAAGAGTATAAAAATGGCTACTACTACTTGGGTCCAGATTGCAGCCCTGATATTTAACAGACCTTGCCAAGCCAAAATGCTAAGGATAAATAGCAGGGCCGTAGGCCCCACCAGCTGCTGGGGTGCCTCCGCATAGACTGGCATACCCAGGCCCTTTATGATACCTGTCCATACCGAGGCTAAACCAACAAGCGGCACCATTAAAACTGCTATGCCTAGTAACGACCATTTGCCGACAGTTGGTAGTATGCTAAATTCAAAAAGCGCCCAAACAGTTACAAGCACAATAGTTGATAATATAGCTACCCAGGCATGGGCAGACTGTACAGCCCCTCGGTATAAAGACCATCTATTTGCGCGAGATAATGCAGCTACCTCTCTGGTAAGCAGCTGGGGAAGTCCGCCACTTACTGTGAGGCAGATAATCGGCACAAGGGCTAAGATAAAAGCATACTGGCCAAACCCCTCTGGTCCCAATGTCCGAGCCAGTATGATGCTGGTCCCAAAGCTTATGGGTATCGAAAGGAGCTTTATTGCGCCTACGCCTAGGAAGCTTCTGATAAGTTTTCTTTTAAGGCTCAATCTGAATTATTCCCGCGGGTATTGTCGCTTGGAAAGGTTAGGTATCTCCCTAACGAAATTTATTGTGTCTCTGAGACCTGTTTCTTGGGCGCTCAGTCAGAACCCATCCGGATTGCTCTGCTGCCAGTTCCAGCCATCACGCACCATGGCGTCTAGTCCCAACTCTGCTCGCCATCCCAGTTCGCGGGCGGCCAGGCCTGCATCGGCGTAGCAGCTGGCGATATCGCCGGCCCGGCGGTCGACGATGCGGTAAGGGATTTCACGGCCGCTGGCGCTGGCGAAGGCCGCGACCATCTGCAGTACGCTGTAGCCGCTCCCGACTCCCAGGTTGTAGGCCTTGCAGCCGGGGCTGCGATCCAGGTGCTCGAGGGCCTTGAGGTGGCCACGGGCCAGGTCCACCACATGGATATAATCGCGTACGCCGGTGCCATCGATCGTGTCATAGTCGCCCCCGAACACCTGCAGCTGCGATAGCTTGCCGATGGCTACCTGGCTGATGTAGGGCATCAGGTTGTTGGGAATGCCGTTGGGGTCTTCCCCGATCAGGCCGCTGGGGTGGGCGCCAGCGGGGTTGAAGTAACGCAGCAGCAGGATGTTCCATCCCGTATCGGCTAGCGATAGGTCCCGCAGCATCTCCTCGATGATCAGCTTTGAACGCCCGTAGGGGTTGGTCGCCGACAGCGGAAAATCCTCGGTGATCGGCAGGCTGGCCGGGTCGCCGTAGACCGTGGCCGAGGAGCTGAAGACCAGATTGCGACAGCCATGAGCCTTCATGGCCAGGCACAGATTGAGGGTGCCGGTGACGTTGTTCTGGTAATACTCCAGCGGCAGCTCACAGGACTCGCCTACTGCCTTAAGGCCGGCAAAGTGGATCACGGCGTCAAAGGCGTGCTCGCTAAACAGACGGTTCAGCGCATCGGCATCGCGGATATCGATCTGCTCGAAGGCGACGTTTGTCCCGGTGATCTGCTCCACCCGCCGGAGCGACTCGCGGGAGCTGTTGCTGAGATTGTCGATCACCAGCAGCTCAAAGCCCGCCTCGATCAACTCAACACAGGTGTGGCTGCCAATATAGCCGGCACCGCCGGTAACCAGAATTTTACCCATCGCTCTCTCGGTGGTCCTTATAGGGGAGTGGTGAAAGAATAATTCAGTTCAGGCTGAATAACCATGCGCTGCCGCACGGGGTTAGGCTTTAATCTGAGGGGGGCGCTGTGTCGGTTCCAGCAGAAGCTAAAAGTTGTTGGATGCGGGCACGGATCTCCGGCACTCGCGAGCGGACGAAACTGTCCGTCAGGTGCTTGCTGTCACGATAGACAATGATTCCCTGTTCTGAAAGGGAGAGGCAGAGACCATTGGGGCAGATCAGGTCGTTGAGGTTGAGTAAATAGGCATTGGGGAATAGGCCTGTGCTTTTTGCCAGGTAGCCCGCAACCACCGGGGCTTGGGTGTCGGCAATCGACTTTGTACAGATATTTGTCGGTGTTGCGAGGCTTTTGGGGTCATTGCGGTATGTGCGAGAAATACAACCGGGCACATCCTTCGATAGCTCAGGGGCACCGGCAATAATCAGAACTTGGTTGCTGATTTTGCTCAGGGTTTTGAGAATACGTGCACTGCCCTGGATCCATTGCTCGGCACTGAAGTCATAGGTTCCAGAACTGCCGATGATCGTGGTATCCACCCTTCTCGTTTTTAGCTGTGCCAGCAGGTTGTCCCGCCACTCCTTACACACCGCGTACACGGCACCTATACGGGGGTAGAAGTAATCTTCGTCCACGATGGGGCAGGCGGACTTGGTATAGACCTCGATTCGCCACTGGCCATCACCATAAATGTCAGCCAGCGCGGAGTACCATTGCGCGCCGATACTGTCGCCGATAAACACCAGGGTCTGATCGGCACTGGGGTTACCCCCAATGCAGGCCTTGACCTCGGCGTTGTAGTACCAACTGTCACAGCCCGCTGAATAGATCTCAGGCAGGTCGGTCCTGGCCTGGGCAATCACGCGCTGTACCGGATCGGTGGAAGGGGGAGTCCGGGCATTGATCTGTAAAAGCCCCGCGCTGGCAGCTACCACCATTGCCAGCATCGAAACCAGAATCGTTCGTCCAGGGGCCGCTTGGCTCAGTGGACCTCGCCAGAAGGGCAGTTCTATCCAGCGATAGCTCAGTGCGCTGGCGGCCAGGGCTCCAGCCGCCAGCAAGAGATTCATCAAAAGCGTGGGACTTCCTCCCATCAGCGAGGGCCCCAACATCAGAAACGGCCAATGCCAGAGGTACCAGGCGTAGGAGCGGTCACCGATCCATCGCAGCAGGGGGTGGGATAAGAATGCGCTGGGGGTGTTGGAGCCCGAGGTGGCCAGCAGTAATGCGGCGCCGAGTGAGGGGGCCAGCGCCCAGAGGCCTGGGTAACCGATCTCCGGGGAGAAGAGGATCGAACTCAACCCGATCAATAGCAGCGCGGCCAATCGCATGAGGGTGCTGTGGGTTGTGAGCGGGCGATCTTGAAAGATCACATAAACCAGCGCCCCCAGTGAGAACTGCCAAATACGCATGGGCATCAGGTAGAACGCATAGAGGCTGTTTTGGGTTGACTGGTAAACACACAGGGCCAGGCTGGTGAAAAATAAAAAGCCGAGAAACCGGACCACACTGGGCTTATGGCCGGTGATCCCCAGGCTGCCGATAAGACTGATCAACAGCGGCCATAGCAGGTAAAACTGCTCCTCGACTCCCAGAGACCAGGTGTGCAGGAAGAGGTCTTTGCTGGCCAGCTCGGCAAAGTAGTCGGCGTCAGAAAAGGCAAAGAAGAGGTTGCTGGTCCAGGTGATGGCATAGATCAGTGAGCCCATCTGCTCCCGTAGTTCAAACCCGGAAAGCA from Aestuariirhabdus litorea encodes:
- a CDS encoding pilin, whose protein sequence is MDTTHQNGFTLIELMIVVAIIGILASVAIPAYQSYVARAQVSEAILLAGGVRVQVAERAQSQGVAPVMGDLNVTPSGKYVQSITIFSLSTNQIVIQAAFRTTGVNGSIASKTLAFATPDGGQLWQCGNGGALSDTYTTLDDTYLPVSCK
- a CDS encoding glycosyltransferase family 2 protein, with protein sequence MPTISVVLPAKNEAEGLKRVLPALLEMKVLLEIIVVDDGSEDDTAKTAADLGVTVICHPYSMGNGAAIKTGARAATGEVIVFMDGDGQHQAKDIPALLAMLEEGYDMVVGARSSGSQASVGRWAANSFYNRLASLMVGHKVEDLTSGFRAVRADRFREFLYLLPNGFSYPTTSTMAFFRAGYSVGYYPITALKREGKSHINLLRDGVRFLLIIFKIGTLYSPLKLYLPVSVLFFLLGSGYYLYTFLAIGRFTNMSALLLSTSVIIFLIGLVSEQITSLMYQQTAEVSKKDKA
- a CDS encoding glycosyltransferase, encoding MATLMVLATTYPRWNSDVEPTFVHQLNKQLAKKHSIHAVVPWAPGSLLEEWVDGVYVHRFRYFPSVFPLLAYDGGIAPKLKRHPWMLVQIPFMCLAMLVCAVRVGWRYRVELIHAHWLIPAGAIGLMASWLIPGPVRLMVTSHGADLFSFRDPISSWLKSVVMRRAKRVTVVSRAMKAFCEQSFKVDTPISVQSMGIDCQSIFVNRTPWAERRGIVFVGRLVEKKGVPFLLEAFANLADEFDSDLTIVGDGPERGKLGLLTHQLGLTQRVKFAGSVPSESVGNWFNQAKIAVMPSVIAQGGDQEGLGLVAGEATACGCIGLVSDLPAIQDVHDEPRLQFTAGSVESLEDRLRWVLDNENHAKELASQLRVRVIERFDWPTVGQRYSGLVDACLAKQPRA
- a CDS encoding glycosyltransferase family 2 protein, which gives rise to MNNVFISIIIPCYNCEATIEQTVNSITSQVLPAGLELEIILVNDASTDRTLAILESFELNTAKVINLTRNQGRSAARNTGARHASGSHLLFIDSDCSPDEPTLLQQHLEALDSGCQICFGTLKNPNSSFLAEYQNTTFINRYFKQDLCHQTSAHFSITATAFAVSGGFPECYKHYGFEDRDFFLGLSTQINNDQIRFIPASVLHNDHLLISDLCSKLYEAARFSAMLFHSRHPAVYASSAYGKLDPRVNRGFLPRFARFISPLQPWLCKWVSPLLEIDWLPFTIRKILAQSVMALAYARGCFARQASTNPE
- a CDS encoding glycosyltransferase family 2 protein, yielding MQQLTSVIIPSFNSNKKLARLLATIPKNGFEVIVVDDNGEEPAALLEPLFPHVHFYLNERKRGAGGARNTGLLYATGTHLTFADSDDLFITNNLKNIAIENDADITYFPPDSFLEDATHHQGNRHIKFKQLVDHFESDSQSIRFHFYPPYSKIYRADLIINNDIFFDETLHANDICFSLKAGILAKNIIAQKTTFYKIEQGTTSLTQELTRISVAQRLEAIERFNVILENSGYKEHQISSYFYISKAFTISPSLAFKHLIKTIKNNHPLFIDKKTINSIKNLISSTLNKH
- a CDS encoding sulfotransferase family 2 domain-containing protein; its protein translation is MIKILPQKLNRLYQRACYPFSPTELKRKAIFIHIPKAAGTSVRVALGESARGRLHIPWWVYEQASPRKFKEFYKFAFVRNPLDRTFSGYNYLKTGGNQMEDLVVSQQIKKYSCFNEFVEAELISGKMIYHPIFRTQTCYLCNWKGEIKVDFVGKFENIDFDFKAVAAQLKITNTNILQKLNQSKEAKETVEENTKKIIRELYKDDYDIFGY
- a CDS encoding oligosaccharide flippase family protein, with the protein product MSLKRKLIRSFLGVGAIKLLSIPISFGTSIILARTLGPEGFGQYAFILALVPIICLTVSGGLPQLLTREVAALSRANRWSLYRGAVQSAHAWVAILSTIVLVTVWALFEFSILPTVGKWSLLGIAVLMVPLVGLASVWTGIIKGLGMPVYAEAPQQLVGPTALLFILSILAWQGLLNIRAAIWTQVVVAIFILLLSNWVYLKVKPNAVTTSKASYHLDKWCGALLPFTMIALIGALNMQVGVIALGLLSTDEQAGAMRIAERGGQIVAMSLTVVNMVIAPYIVQAHQEGEKKQLQKIARTSARGSFLLAAPIAAAFILAGGPIIRFAFGPEYTDISNWPLVIISAGQLFNVYFGSVAFLLSMCGHERETLKIQSIALILNFTLCIALAPTFGAAGAATGVTLSTIFWNIFLYIRVKRHLGIISTAF
- the galE gene encoding UDP-glucose 4-epimerase GalE codes for the protein MGKILVTGGAGYIGSHTCVELIEAGFELLVIDNLSNSSRESLRRVEQITGTNVAFEQIDIRDADALNRLFSEHAFDAVIHFAGLKAVGESCELPLEYYQNNVTGTLNLCLAMKAHGCRNLVFSSSATVYGDPASLPITEDFPLSATNPYGRSKLIIEEMLRDLSLADTGWNILLLRYFNPAGAHPSGLIGEDPNGIPNNLMPYISQVAIGKLSQLQVFGGDYDTIDGTGVRDYIHVVDLARGHLKALEHLDRSPGCKAYNLGVGSGYSVLQMVAAFASASGREIPYRIVDRRAGDIASCYADAGLAARELGWRAELGLDAMVRDGWNWQQSNPDGF
- a CDS encoding acyltransferase family protein, translated to MNPNTQLPFQPDIQGLRAISILLVVLCHANLFLFGGGFIGVDLFFVISGYLITGLLLREHQGSGRIQYARFIGRRLKRLLPSLLAVILATTVAASFVLSGFELREQMGSLIYAITWTSNLFFAFSDADYFAELASKDLFLHTWSLGVEEQFYLLWPLLISLIGSLGITGHKPSVVRFLGFLFFTSLALCVYQSTQNSLYAFYLMPMRIWQFSLGALVYVIFQDRPLTTHSTLMRLAALLLIGLSSILFSPEIGYPGLWALAPSLGAALLLATSGSNTPSAFLSHPLLRWIGDRSYAWYLWHWPFLMLGPSLMGGSPTLLMNLLLAAGALAASALSYRWIELPFWRGPLSQAAPGRTILVSMLAMVVAASAGLLQINARTPPSTDPVQRVIAQARTDLPEIYSAGCDSWYYNAEVKACIGGNPSADQTLVFIGDSIGAQWYSALADIYGDGQWRIEVYTKSACPIVDEDYFYPRIGAVYAVCKEWRDNLLAQLKTRRVDTTIIGSSGTYDFSAEQWIQGSARILKTLSKISNQVLIIAGAPELSKDVPGCISRTYRNDPKSLATPTNICTKSIADTQAPVVAGYLAKSTGLFPNAYLLNLNDLICPNGLCLSLSEQGIIVYRDSKHLTDSFVRSRVPEIRARIQQLLASAGTDTAPPSD